The Coraliomargarita parva sequence TGTCGCCATAGCCGGGGCCGAAGCTGGTATTGTAGTCCACGTATAAGTTCTCCGCTTCAAGGCTCAGTTCGGGCTCCAGCCAGACTGCGCCGGCAATCACATCCCACATGGGAGAGCCGGTTTGCCAGGTCTTCATGACTTCTGCCATTGGCTCGGGTGCTGCCGTGATCAAACGGTCGAGCAGTTCGGGCGTAAATTGTGTGCCGGTTGAGGGGTCGACCGGAATCACGGTGATTTTCTTCCAAGGGGCGCGCGAGACGATGCTGGCGGCTTCGGGGTCCAGCCGGATATTGAATTCGCGGCGGGGCGAGTTGCCAAATTCGCGGGCATATTCACTGGCAACCTGGTTTTGGATGCGCTGGCGCGGATTGAAGCTGCCTCCCATGTAGACCAATTCCTTGGCCAAGCTGGCGAATTCCGGGTCCAGTCGCTGGGCCAGTGCGAGATTGGTCATCGGACCGCCGGCAAGGATGGTGATCTCGCCGGGGTGGGCGTGGACTTGCTCGATCATGAAGTTCACCGCGTGGGTCTGGATCGGCTCGATCTCTGGGTTGCCCCATTCCAGATCGACCGGATCGTTGGGTTCGTAGTAGGTCGGAAGGTCCTGGATGGTATCCTCGACCCATTCCTTCATCCACACGCCTTTCCATGTGAGCTTGCCGTAGAGAGCTTCCCATCGCTTCGTTTCAAGCTCGGTGTTCATGAGCGGATAGACGGCACCCAGTGCGACGGGAGCGTCGGTGGCATCGACCAGTTCCTGCATGCGAAGCACGAGGGCGGCTGCCCGATTGGGATAGCTGTTCCCTACCACAGAAGTGAAGCCGACGATTTCGATGTCTTCTGCACCCAGAAGCAGCAGGTGCATCAAGCCGACCCCATCATCGTCGACGATGACTTTGCGGGGAGTGGCATTCAAGTTTTGCAGCGCAAGCGCGAGTAATGCGGCGAGAAGGAAGCCGGCCAAGACGAAGCGCTGTTGTATGAAAAGACGTGAATTCATTGTTAGCCTAGTTCTTGTTCAATTGCGCGAGGTTCTGAAGCAGAAGTGCCTCCAGACCTTCACGGTTGACGGATCGGATGACGACCGCGGGTTGCTCGCCGAGACCGGGTTGATAGCCCTCGTTCCATGAGAGGGTGTCGCCGTATCCGGGGCCGAACTTGGTATTGTAGTCCACGTAGAGCGTATCCTGTTCTTCGATGAGACTGGGATCGAGCCAGATGGCACCGGCAATTTCATCCCAGAGAGGGAAGCCCGGCTCCCAGTTTCGCATGACTGCAGCCATGGCCGGCGGGGCAACATCGGCCAGTTTGTTGATGAGTTCCGCGGTGAGTTGCGTGCCGGTGGAAGGATCCACGGGGATGACCGTGATCTTTTTCCATGGTGCGCGGGAGGCAATGCTGGCGGCTTCCGGGTCGAGGCGGATGTTGAACTCGCGGCGGGGGGAGTTGACGAATTCCCGGGCGAATTGCGCGGCCACCTCATTGTCCAGGGTTTGGTGCGGGTTGAAGCTGCCACCCATATAAATGAGTTCTTTGGCCAGGCTGGCAAACTCGGGATCCAGACGCTGGGCCAGTGCAACATTGGTAAAGGGGCCGCCTTCGATGATCGTGATTTCCCCCGGATACTTCCGGACCATCTCGATCATGAAATTGGCGGCGATGGTATCGATCGGCTGGGTCGTCGGGGCGCCCCAGGGCAGGTCGTCGATCGGATCGTTGGGGCCATAGTAAGTCGGCGTCTCCTGTATGGTATCTTCCACCCACTCTTTCATCCAGGCCCCTTTCCAAGTCAGCTTGCCATACAACTGTTCCCAGATCTCGGTTTGCCTCTCCGTATTGAGCAAGGGGTGGGTGGCGCCCTCGGCGACCGGAATGTCGGTGCGGCCCACCAGCTCAAGGCCGCGCAACTCGTAGGCCGTGACCCGGTTTGCCCAGGAGTTTCCGGTTACGGAGGTGATGCCGACGACTTCCACGTCCTCGGAGCCTAAAAGCAGCATGTGCATCAGGCTGAAGGAGTCGTCATCAATCAGGATTTTACGCTTGGCGCTTTCGGCGGCGTGTCCGCTCGTTGATAGCAGCGCGCAAACGGCGAGTAGGCTGCCGGCGCTGAGTATGGTAGGAATGATTTTTAGCATCCGGCTCACCTAGCAGGGGAGATGCCAGTGTGCGGGTGCGTGCTTTCCATAAGCTTATGGTGGATAGCTTCTTATGGCCGGTGCGGGTCGAGCCGCGGCGGACGGTCTAGGCTTCGCCGGCTTCTTAGAGGCAGGGATAGCTCTCTTTGGCTTCCTGCTTGGAAATATCGTTGGCTTTGCGGCCCAACCAGCGAAGGGCGTCCTCACGCTTGTCAAAGACGCGCATGTTGCGCACCGGCTTGACGATGTCGGCATGCGACTTCGCTTTGGCTGCGACTGTCTGATTGTTGATCAATACTGCGGACCGACCACTGCCGCCACTGTAGACGGACTCGAACAGTTCGACGATCTCATCCTGTTCCTCTGGTCCGAACATGAAGTTGCAATCCAGCATGTCCGTAAACGCATCAAAATCCGGGTCGAAATCCTTGTGCATGGAGATCTCCATCAGCACATACTTGATTTCATCGACTGTCATGTCGCCGGCATAGGTGTCATGGATGAGGCACTTGTCCGGATTTATCTGAAAAACGTGGGGCATCGTGTAGCTAGCTGTGATTCAATAGCTTAATTATAATGAGTAGATACTTTTGAAGAGTAACGCAATATTTTTACATGAGGGGCAGTGTGTTAGCTTATGGACGGCACCCTGTATAATGATATTGAATGCTACATTAAAGAATTCCTAACGAAAGCAATCAGGTTAGCTTAATTTAATGCAGACAAATTAGTCTTTAAGTCAAAGTGCCTGCGAGTTGCGTGATCAGTCAGTCAATTGACCCGCAGTGGAGGTGTCGATAGACACGTCCATTTCCTGTCCCAGATAGATCGGAAGTTCTCCGCGATCGAAACTGTAGATCGCTTGCACCACCCGGGTGTCGATACGTTCGGTGCTGTTGCCGGTCAGGGTCTTTTTCGGGACGAGATAGGGTTCGATGCGCACAAAGTGCAACTTTGCCTGGATCTCCGGATGTCCGCGGAGCTGGGCGATTGCGGGGGTGTCGGACTTCAGTCGCCAGGCATCGTATTCGTCGACGTCGACCCGTAGGTAGAGCGGGTGGACCGATCCGAAGCGTATGAGCGGGGTGGAGCCGGCTGTGTTGGAGCTGGAGTCGGCGAATTCTCCGGGGTGTATGTTAATTTGAAGGACCTGCCCGTCGCAGGGGGCACGGATGGTAGCCCGTTGCAGGGTGACTTCTGCGGCCTTTTCGGTTGCGGTGGCACGGGCGACTTCCGCTTCCGCGTGTTTGGTCGTGTAGAGGCGTTTCCGGTAGTCCTCGTCGCTGATGATGGACTTGGCGTGGAGTGCTTCGGCCAGGCCCAATTCGTAGTTCGCTTCATCCCGGGTGGCTTCCGCGGCGGCTTTTTCGGCACGGCGTGTGGCCAGCTCCGCCTGAAACATTTGGTCGTCGATTTTGAAGAGCGGGTCGCCCTGTTGGACCTCACTTCCGCGTTCGACGTAAACTTCACTGATGATGCCACTGACTTGTGTGCCGATTGCGATGTCGCCGGAGCTCGCTTCGACGATCCCCGTTCCGGCCAGTCCATCGGGAAATGGCGTTTGCTTCGGCGTGTTTTGCTGAACGGTTTCGTCCGGCTGGTGTTGGTTCGTGATTTCGAAGAGAACCAGCGCGAAGCCTGCGAGGGCCAGAACTGGGATGAGGTATTTCTTAAGCATCGTCAGTCCTTTCATTGATCTGCGTTGGCGCGGATACGACCGTCCTCCATCTGGACGATACGGTCTGCGAATTCAAAAATACGCGAATCGTGGGTGACCACAACCAGTGCGCGTGCTTTGTCGGCGGCAAACCTGCCGAGTGCCTCCATGACTTTGTGTCCGCTGTCCGCATCGAGCGCGCTGGTCGGTTCGTCGCATACCAGAATCCGCGGATCATGTGCGAGGGCGCGGGCCAAGGCGGTGCGCTGCTTTTGTCCGCCCGACAGTTCCTTCGGGAGGGCGCGCCGGGCCCGTTCGTCGAGGTCGAGCTCGGCCAGTAATGCGTCGGCGCGTTGCATCGCTTCGCGGTGGTCGACCTTGTTGATGCGGAGCGGAAGGCTGGCGTTTTCGGCCGCGGTCAGGCTGGGAATCAGGTCGAAGGATTGGAATACGAAACCGATGTGTTCGCCGCGAAACCGGGTGCAGGCGTCCCGCGACATCGTTTTGAAATCATGCCCGAGC is a genomic window containing:
- a CDS encoding nucleoside hydrolase, encoding MNSRLFIQQRFVLAGFLLAALLALALQNLNATPRKVIVDDDGVGLMHLLLLGAEDIEIVGFTSVVGNSYPNRAAALVLRMQELVDATDAPVALGAVYPLMNTELETKRWEALYGKLTWKGVWMKEWVEDTIQDLPTYYEPNDPVDLEWGNPEIEPIQTHAVNFMIEQVHAHPGEITILAGGPMTNLALAQRLDPEFASLAKELVYMGGSFNPRQRIQNQVASEYAREFGNSPRREFNIRLDPEAASIVSRAPWKKITVIPVDPSTGTQFTPELLDRLITAAPEPMAEVMKTWQTGSPMWDVIAGAVWLEPELSLEAENLYVDYNTSFGPGYGDTLSWNEGYQPELGEQAATVIRSIDRTGLEALLVKSAQRLKSRD
- a CDS encoding nucleoside hydrolase gives rise to the protein MLKIIPTILSAGSLLAVCALLSTSGHAAESAKRKILIDDDSFSLMHMLLLGSEDVEVVGITSVTGNSWANRVTAYELRGLELVGRTDIPVAEGATHPLLNTERQTEIWEQLYGKLTWKGAWMKEWVEDTIQETPTYYGPNDPIDDLPWGAPTTQPIDTIAANFMIEMVRKYPGEITIIEGGPFTNVALAQRLDPEFASLAKELIYMGGSFNPHQTLDNEVAAQFAREFVNSPRREFNIRLDPEAASIASRAPWKKITVIPVDPSTGTQLTAELINKLADVAPPAMAAVMRNWEPGFPLWDEIAGAIWLDPSLIEEQDTLYVDYNTKFGPGYGDTLSWNEGYQPGLGEQPAVVIRSVNREGLEALLLQNLAQLNKN
- a CDS encoding efflux RND transporter periplasmic adaptor subunit gives rise to the protein MLKKYLIPVLALAGFALVLFEITNQHQPDETVQQNTPKQTPFPDGLAGTGIVEASSGDIAIGTQVSGIISEVYVERGSEVQQGDPLFKIDDQMFQAELATRRAEKAAAEATRDEANYELGLAEALHAKSIISDEDYRKRLYTTKHAEAEVARATATEKAAEVTLQRATIRAPCDGQVLQINIHPGEFADSSSNTAGSTPLIRFGSVHPLYLRVDVDEYDAWRLKSDTPAIAQLRGHPEIQAKLHFVRIEPYLVPKKTLTGNSTERIDTRVVQAIYSFDRGELPIYLGQEMDVSIDTSTAGQLTD
- a CDS encoding ABC transporter ATP-binding protein; translation: MPESEAVHASANEALVHFRGVTKTFGSGNAAVQALRGIDLDVYAGELLMLAGPSGCGKTTLISVLAGLIDRDGGEASVLGHDFKTMSRDACTRFRGEHIGFVFQSFDLIPSLTAAENASLPLRINKVDHREAMQRADALLAELDLDERARRALPKELSGGQKQRTALARALAHDPRILVCDEPTSALDADSGHKVMEALGRFAADKARALVVVTHDSRIFEFADRIVQMEDGRIRANADQ